In Bacteroidota bacterium, one DNA window encodes the following:
- a CDS encoding biliverdin-producing heme oxygenase yields MPLPIVTASMLKAATRVPHQVLERSPALALLLAHDLTQERYVDHLKRLYGYVAPTEAALAQVPHFEAWVPNAALGIKEAWLRKDLAYLGVTDVDLAALPRCEIPVPSTLSEAIGISYVLEGATLGGGIIGRHLVRSLGVTPRTGGAYYHNYGVKRGPRWRSFRGALDTFGQRYSDQQDAMCEAAFATFALMHTWMNHPVFATT; encoded by the coding sequence ATGCCCCTCCCTATTGTGACGGCTTCGATGCTTAAGGCCGCGACGCGTGTGCCTCACCAGGTTCTAGAACGGAGCCCGGCCTTGGCGCTCCTCCTCGCGCACGACCTGACCCAGGAACGGTACGTCGATCACCTTAAACGCCTCTACGGCTACGTTGCCCCGACCGAAGCGGCGCTGGCGCAGGTGCCCCACTTCGAGGCCTGGGTTCCCAACGCCGCGCTGGGCATTAAGGAGGCATGGCTACGAAAAGACCTGGCCTATCTAGGCGTGACAGACGTTGACCTGGCCGCGCTGCCTCGCTGCGAGATCCCCGTGCCTTCCACCTTGTCTGAGGCGATTGGGATCAGCTACGTGCTGGAAGGAGCTACGCTGGGCGGCGGCATTATCGGACGGCACCTCGTTCGGTCGCTAGGCGTCACGCCGAGGACGGGCGGCGCCTACTACCACAACTACGGCGTCAAGCGCGGCCCTCGGTGGCGCTCCTTTCGGGGGGCCCTGGACACGTTTGGCCAGCGCTACTCCGATCAACAAGATGCCATGTGCGAAGCAGCCTTCGCCACGTTTGCCCTCATGCACACGTGGATGAACCACCCCGTCTTCGCCACGACGTGA
- a CDS encoding ATP-binding protein, with protein sequence MEASTHIATDVDVTVTNCDREPIHIPGTVQAHGALLVVDRAGAVVQVSANVGIFIGRESQDVLNQPCSACFVDADGVRLMRALGDGQDWSELNPLPLVTHSGVRVNVIGHRQEGGTVLELEPSEDAIWYPEPQPVQRAIRALNRAATVEALQDAIVTEVKRLTGFDRVMLYRFDRDWNGAVVAEAAREGIGSFLGLRFPASDIPAQARTLYAKNTLRLIPTVEAETAALVPERNPLTRERLDQSACVLRSVSPIHIQYLKNMGVAASMSISVLDEGRLWGLIACHHYAPRYVPYRLRAASDLLGQVFSMQFALRRKQFATSVAADARQHLTRLVERTVEAEHITSVLCGMAEDKHGDEYGEEPGRFSALDLFDADGIAVCLEDEVCLLGQTPSSEHVYALLDWIADRNHEAGRTLVQTDSLRDVLPARLAPIAKDCAGMLAVSVADDWTSAVVWFRKEEPQTVTWGGQQKQAHVEEDGTLTLHPRASFEAWQEQVTGQATAWSDADVEMAGELRRVLVRVILQRAEELARLNADLTRSNAELDAFAYIASHDLKEPLRGITNYAQFLIEDYADELGEDGQAKLLTIARLGQRLDTFIDSLLEYSRVGRHELTAEEVPIERALEESKELVHARLSEKRGRVDVVGDLPVVLGDAGRIVDVFANLISNGLKYNESEPPIIEVGSVPVARLSENQLERLPENHVLLFVRDNGIGIRPRHFEAVFGIFRRLHGRDQYGGGSGAGLTIVRRIVERHGGVVWVTSDFGEGSTFFFSFPVAP encoded by the coding sequence ATGGAGGCCAGTACGCACATCGCTACCGACGTGGACGTGACCGTCACCAATTGTGATCGGGAGCCCATCCATATCCCAGGAACGGTGCAGGCGCACGGCGCGCTGCTCGTGGTAGACCGTGCTGGCGCAGTCGTACAGGTGAGTGCGAACGTGGGCATATTCATCGGACGTGAATCCCAAGACGTGCTGAATCAGCCTTGCTCAGCGTGCTTTGTCGATGCGGACGGCGTTCGTCTGATGCGTGCCCTCGGAGACGGGCAGGACTGGAGCGAACTGAATCCGCTCCCGCTCGTGACGCACAGTGGGGTGCGGGTCAACGTCATCGGACACCGGCAGGAGGGAGGTACTGTCCTGGAACTGGAGCCTAGCGAGGACGCCATTTGGTATCCCGAGCCGCAGCCGGTGCAGCGTGCCATCCGGGCGCTCAACAGGGCCGCTACGGTAGAGGCCTTGCAAGATGCTATCGTGACGGAGGTCAAGCGACTCACCGGCTTCGACCGGGTGATGCTCTACCGCTTCGACCGCGACTGGAACGGCGCGGTGGTCGCCGAAGCGGCACGCGAGGGGATCGGCTCGTTTCTAGGTCTGCGCTTTCCTGCATCCGATATCCCCGCCCAGGCGCGCACGCTCTACGCGAAAAACACCCTTCGCCTTATCCCCACGGTGGAGGCCGAGACAGCGGCTCTCGTCCCGGAGCGCAACCCGCTGACCCGAGAACGGCTCGACCAGAGTGCGTGCGTGCTGCGCAGCGTTTCACCGATCCACATCCAGTACTTGAAAAATATGGGGGTGGCCGCCTCCATGTCGATTTCGGTGCTGGATGAAGGACGACTGTGGGGGCTCATCGCGTGCCACCACTACGCCCCTCGCTACGTCCCATATCGCCTCAGGGCGGCGTCAGACCTGCTCGGTCAGGTCTTCTCCATGCAGTTTGCGCTCCGGCGCAAGCAATTCGCTACGTCCGTGGCTGCCGACGCGCGGCAGCACCTGACGAGGCTGGTCGAGCGGACGGTCGAGGCCGAGCACATCACGTCTGTCCTATGTGGCATGGCGGAAGACAAGCACGGCGACGAGTACGGCGAAGAACCAGGGCGTTTCTCCGCGCTCGACTTGTTCGACGCCGATGGCATCGCGGTCTGCCTCGAAGACGAAGTGTGCCTCCTCGGTCAGACGCCATCGAGCGAGCACGTCTACGCGCTGCTCGATTGGATTGCCGACCGGAACCATGAAGCAGGCCGCACGCTCGTGCAGACGGACTCCCTGCGCGACGTGTTGCCCGCACGTCTTGCTCCTATCGCAAAAGACTGCGCAGGGATGCTCGCGGTCTCCGTCGCCGATGATTGGACGAGCGCGGTTGTCTGGTTCCGGAAGGAAGAGCCGCAGACGGTGACGTGGGGCGGCCAGCAGAAGCAGGCCCACGTCGAGGAAGACGGCACGCTCACGCTCCACCCGCGTGCCAGCTTTGAGGCATGGCAAGAGCAAGTGACGGGGCAGGCAACGGCCTGGTCGGACGCCGACGTTGAGATGGCAGGCGAACTTCGGCGGGTGCTCGTCCGGGTCATCCTCCAGCGCGCTGAGGAGCTAGCGCGGCTCAACGCAGACCTGACCCGCTCCAATGCGGAGTTGGACGCCTTTGCGTATATCGCCAGCCACGACCTGAAAGAGCCCCTGCGGGGCATCACTAACTACGCTCAGTTTCTCATCGAGGACTATGCAGACGAACTAGGCGAAGACGGCCAGGCCAAGTTGCTCACCATCGCACGGCTCGGGCAGCGGCTGGACACCTTCATCGATTCGTTGCTGGAATACTCCCGCGTGGGGCGCCACGAGCTTACTGCCGAAGAGGTACCCATCGAACGCGCACTGGAGGAGAGCAAAGAACTCGTTCACGCGCGCCTGTCCGAGAAGCGAGGTCGCGTCGATGTAGTGGGCGACTTGCCCGTCGTGCTCGGCGACGCAGGGCGGATCGTGGACGTGTTTGCGAACCTCATCTCCAACGGACTGAAGTACAACGAGTCCGAGCCTCCGATCATCGAAGTGGGGAGTGTCCCTGTAGCACGCCTGAGCGAGAACCAACTGGAAAGACTGCCTGAAAACCACGTTCTGCTCTTCGTTCGTGACAACGGCATTGGCATCCGGCCGCGGCACTTCGAAGCAGTCTTCGGCATTTTCCGCCGACTGCACGGGCGCGACCAGTACGGTGGTGGTTCGGGTGCGGGCTTGACGATCGTTCGCAGGATCGTGGAGCGCCATGGTGGCGTAGTCTGGGTCACCTCTGACTTCGGAGAAGGGTCTACCTTCTTTTTTTCGTTCCCAGTCGCCCCGTAG
- a CDS encoding response regulator: MPDLHPPLVYVEDSPEDYEAVRRSLRAIGFTGELHHYATGDDVLDYYAALLDAKKPLPRLLVLDLNLPGTDGRDVLVELRAHEQLRDLPVIILTTSQNPTDISHCQQLNVLSYLTKPVDLAELRTKLRHILAFIEAGDPPPSFA; encoded by the coding sequence GTGCCTGATCTGCATCCTCCGCTGGTCTACGTCGAGGACAGTCCTGAGGACTACGAGGCGGTGCGTCGCTCTCTGCGAGCTATCGGGTTTACGGGCGAGCTGCACCACTACGCGACCGGCGACGATGTGCTCGATTACTACGCCGCGCTCTTGGATGCGAAGAAGCCGTTGCCTCGACTGTTGGTGCTCGATCTCAACCTCCCAGGCACAGACGGGCGCGATGTGCTCGTAGAACTGCGGGCACACGAGCAGTTGCGCGATCTCCCCGTCATCATTCTCACCACGTCTCAAAATCCGACGGATATATCGCACTGCCAGCAACTCAATGTGCTAAGTTACTTAACGAAGCCTGTTGATCTCGCCGAGTTGAGAACCAAGCTTCGCCACATACTCGCGTTCATCGAAGCGGGGGACCCGCCGCCTTCGTTCGCCTGA
- a CDS encoding response regulator translates to MDDRTTQPTLQILLVDDSVADRGTFSRLLRRVEGRRYNIAEAETVEAGLECYRLAPPDCVVLDYRLPDESGLYFLQQLAEAGEQAPFPVVMVTGSGDERVAVEAIRAGAANYIVKAQFTPTGLAHVIDQAVERVQSHRELSALRKAVMEQNEREIEETEARWRVLANLLAYGVLVVQDGLIRQANDAAASLLGLASPNELIGASWDYRIPPKERGPIREAWNSATSTLYLRHHVRVADGSLLAFNHLAAQILYHERPAHQVLVSLGPLPMANQSGNGSTVMPEALDLTAVGG, encoded by the coding sequence ATGGACGACCGGACCACACAGCCTACCTTGCAGATCCTGCTGGTGGATGACTCTGTCGCTGACCGGGGCACATTCTCCCGGCTTCTGCGCCGCGTGGAAGGTCGCCGCTATAACATCGCTGAGGCCGAAACGGTTGAGGCGGGACTGGAGTGCTATCGTTTAGCGCCACCCGATTGCGTGGTCCTCGACTATCGCCTGCCTGACGAGAGCGGGCTGTACTTTCTGCAGCAACTGGCCGAGGCGGGCGAGCAAGCGCCGTTTCCTGTCGTGATGGTTACGGGCTCCGGCGACGAGCGTGTCGCGGTAGAGGCGATTCGCGCGGGTGCCGCCAACTACATCGTCAAGGCCCAATTCACGCCGACAGGGCTTGCCCACGTCATTGACCAAGCCGTCGAGCGGGTGCAGAGTCATCGCGAACTGTCCGCGCTTCGGAAGGCCGTGATGGAGCAGAACGAACGCGAGATCGAAGAGACGGAGGCACGATGGCGCGTGCTCGCCAACTTGCTCGCCTACGGGGTGCTGGTGGTGCAGGACGGCCTCATCCGCCAGGCCAACGACGCGGCAGCGTCGCTTCTGGGTCTAGCCTCGCCTAACGAGCTCATTGGGGCCTCGTGGGACTACCGGATTCCTCCTAAGGAACGTGGCCCCATCCGCGAGGCCTGGAACAGTGCCACCTCGACTCTTTACCTCCGCCACCACGTGCGTGTGGCTGACGGGTCACTGCTCGCGTTCAACCACCTCGCCGCGCAGATCCTCTACCACGAACGCCCAGCCCATCAGGTCTTGGTATCGTTAGGGCCCCTGCCTATGGCAAACCAGTCAGGCAACGGCTCGACTGTCATGCCCGAGGCGTTGGACCTCACAGCAGTCGGCGGTTGA
- a CDS encoding sodium:solute symporter, giving the protein MLAPLDYVVLVGYLLGVAALGMAVRGRQDSATDYFLGGRDLPWWAVCFSVIATETSTLTVIGIPAVAYGGTLTFLQLTLGFLIGRVVVSVVLLPRYFRGGLVTAYALLGQRFGPAMRRTASITFMGTRLLADGVRLFATAIPLKVVADAAGFSLSYAAIIAVIGLITVAYTFVGGLRAVVWVDVVQMMLYIGGALLAIGLLLQGMPDGAWRHAVAAGKTQLLDLSFADRDDAFSALLTSPYALPVAVLGGAVFTMASHGADHLIVQRLLACRTLSQGRRALIGSGVGVVVQFALFLAVGLLLWVHYGGASLTDLGLSRGDEVFPKFIVEEMPVGLAGLLLAGIVAAAMSTLSSSLNALASATVFDVLGRAPDDARTVTLSRFSTLGWGIVFIGFATLFESRDNPVVELGLGIASYTYGGLLGAFLLALVSRRARQADALVAFLVTVATMTWVIFAVWYGPEVGWLVDLRPTPERRAELGLVGLAWPLYTVVGAALCVGVGTLLGRRHPQGAAVS; this is encoded by the coding sequence ATGCTTGCTCCTCTCGACTATGTGGTGCTGGTGGGCTACCTCCTCGGCGTGGCCGCACTCGGTATGGCGGTGCGCGGCCGCCAGGACTCGGCGACAGACTACTTCCTCGGTGGGCGCGATCTCCCCTGGTGGGCCGTCTGCTTCTCCGTCATCGCGACGGAGACCAGCACTCTCACGGTGATCGGCATCCCGGCGGTGGCCTACGGGGGAACGCTCACGTTCCTGCAGCTCACGCTGGGTTTCTTGATAGGGCGCGTCGTCGTGAGTGTGGTGCTGCTGCCGCGCTACTTCCGCGGTGGGCTCGTGACCGCCTATGCGTTGCTCGGGCAGCGATTCGGGCCGGCTATGCGGCGCACGGCCTCCATCACCTTCATGGGCACGCGCCTCCTCGCCGACGGCGTCCGGCTCTTCGCCACGGCGATCCCGCTGAAGGTGGTCGCCGACGCCGCGGGCTTCTCTTTGAGCTACGCCGCCATCATCGCTGTGATCGGACTCATCACGGTGGCGTACACGTTCGTCGGTGGCCTCCGCGCCGTCGTCTGGGTCGATGTCGTGCAGATGATGCTCTACATCGGAGGCGCGCTCCTCGCCATCGGGCTGCTTCTCCAGGGGATGCCGGACGGCGCATGGCGGCATGCGGTCGCCGCTGGCAAGACGCAACTGCTCGATCTGAGTTTTGCTGACCGTGACGATGCGTTCAGCGCCCTACTCACGTCGCCCTACGCGCTGCCCGTAGCCGTGCTCGGCGGCGCGGTCTTCACGATGGCCTCGCATGGGGCCGACCACCTGATCGTACAGCGTCTGCTCGCCTGTCGGACCCTTAGCCAGGGGCGGCGCGCGCTCATTGGGAGCGGCGTGGGCGTCGTGGTCCAGTTTGCCCTCTTCCTCGCTGTCGGGCTGCTACTCTGGGTGCACTACGGCGGAGCATCGCTCACCGACCTAGGCCTGAGCCGAGGCGACGAGGTCTTTCCCAAGTTCATTGTGGAGGAGATGCCCGTTGGGCTCGCGGGTCTGCTGCTCGCTGGCATCGTGGCAGCCGCCATGAGCACGCTGTCATCGAGTCTCAACGCGCTCGCCTCGGCGACCGTCTTCGACGTGCTCGGGCGCGCCCCAGACGATGCGCGGACGGTGACCTTGAGCCGCTTCTCCACACTGGGATGGGGGATCGTGTTCATCGGCTTCGCCACGCTCTTCGAGAGCCGCGACAACCCTGTGGTCGAGCTCGGCCTCGGCATCGCCTCCTACACGTATGGCGGCTTGCTGGGGGCCTTCTTGCTCGCGCTGGTCAGCCGCCGCGCCCGCCAAGCCGACGCCCTCGTTGCGTTTCTGGTGACCGTTGCAACGATGACCTGGGTCATCTTCGCGGTGTGGTATGGCCCCGAGGTTGGCTGGTTGGTTGACCTACGACCCACGCCGGAACGTCGTGCCGAACTTGGACTCGTTGGCCTTGCCTGGCCCCTGTATACGGTTGTGGGCGCTGCGCTCTGCGTCGGTGTCGGAACACTTCTGGGGCGTCGCCATCCCCAGGGCGCGGCCGTATCCTGA
- a CDS encoding HDIG domain-containing metalloprotein, whose product MMPPMTQGSLWVRVALFLGLVVLAVFAHPQSSSYSTTVNVGDAWQGRDVVAPFTFPIRLSSAELQARRDSLRFAVPPVFRDVVDADQQSTAKADTLRERFASIFEAYGDWQRAADRGQTDEAMADSARYRLLRESLGVPVEPVLWAMFTEEYAARTPGLSATTRSPQRGPRTDEVLVRYAEVFASDLLPDGVLDVAKDSVLAESIIARDEDSFRERRFLTEQVRGLDEAEAFARNSFLQFFAQDQRLVDFGTSLFREVLVPNLSYQAAATEAAYAEAEGDISGLRGQVSKGVVIVRRGDAITSEIKAQLESLGIESAERAGDASWWRVLLGRALLSAAALLIFFLYLYLLRRHLFDVTRYVVLISLLFAIALLAFALAVRLPSDLALSIPVAIVSILLTVVFDSRVGLIGTVTLALLGGLIFGYEFVFAFATVFAGTFAVFSVRDVKNRSQIFFTAGLVFVAYLVVIGGTTLLRADPFDRLWDELLLIAINALLLLFTYPLLWVFERTFNVTTDLTLLELSDTNRKLLKELSLRAPGTFNHSLQVANLAEAAADAVGANALRARVGALYHDIGKMLRPEYYIENQQPGENPHDSLTPYMSALIIASHVKDGAELARDREYGPLPDTVRDFIPTHHGTTLMEYFYNRALEQRDEGDPEVETADFRYPGPRPQTTEQGIVMLADSIEAASRSLKKPTPKRLESLIDGIMRARTEDGQLAETELTFADLTKIKETFLSILSGVYHFRVKYPDQRDDEGSDDGSSGQPSTPGDGPSGDGAATKPPSRRDPTPTQPLPPPTEEQATPDAPLT is encoded by the coding sequence ATGATGCCGCCAATGACCCAAGGTAGCCTGTGGGTTCGGGTAGCCCTGTTCCTCGGACTGGTCGTGCTCGCGGTCTTTGCGCATCCGCAGAGCTCTTCGTACAGCACCACGGTGAACGTGGGCGATGCCTGGCAAGGCCGTGACGTTGTTGCCCCGTTTACCTTCCCAATCCGGCTCAGCAGCGCCGAACTACAGGCCCGCCGCGATTCCCTGCGGTTCGCTGTGCCGCCGGTCTTTAGGGATGTCGTGGACGCAGACCAGCAGAGTACGGCCAAGGCCGATACGCTTCGGGAGCGCTTCGCATCGATCTTCGAGGCCTACGGTGACTGGCAGCGAGCAGCCGACCGAGGCCAAACCGATGAAGCGATGGCTGACTCCGCCCGCTATCGGTTGCTGCGCGAGAGCCTCGGGGTCCCCGTCGAGCCCGTGTTGTGGGCGATGTTCACCGAGGAGTATGCGGCGCGCACGCCTGGATTATCTGCGACGACGCGCTCGCCGCAACGAGGGCCACGCACCGACGAGGTGCTTGTGCGCTACGCTGAAGTGTTTGCCAGTGACCTCTTGCCTGACGGCGTGCTCGATGTGGCGAAGGACTCGGTGCTGGCCGAGTCCATCATCGCGCGAGACGAAGACTCCTTCCGAGAACGGCGCTTCCTTACGGAGCAAGTCCGTGGGCTCGATGAGGCCGAGGCCTTCGCCAGGAACTCCTTCCTCCAGTTTTTCGCGCAAGACCAGCGCCTCGTGGACTTTGGCACCTCGCTCTTCCGCGAGGTCCTGGTTCCCAACCTGAGCTATCAGGCCGCCGCCACGGAAGCCGCGTATGCCGAGGCTGAGGGCGACATCTCAGGGCTGCGTGGCCAGGTTAGCAAAGGCGTCGTGATCGTGCGGCGCGGCGACGCCATCACGTCGGAGATCAAGGCGCAGCTCGAATCGCTGGGCATCGAGAGCGCCGAGCGCGCCGGCGACGCAAGCTGGTGGCGCGTCCTGCTCGGCCGAGCACTCCTCTCCGCTGCGGCGCTGCTGATCTTCTTTTTGTATCTGTACCTACTGCGCCGCCACCTCTTCGATGTCACGCGCTACGTCGTGCTGATTTCGCTGCTCTTTGCCATCGCACTGCTAGCCTTTGCGCTCGCGGTGCGGCTGCCCAGCGACCTCGCACTGTCGATCCCCGTTGCGATCGTGTCGATCCTGCTCACCGTCGTCTTCGACTCGCGCGTGGGGCTGATCGGCACTGTCACGCTCGCGCTGCTCGGAGGGCTCATCTTCGGCTACGAGTTCGTCTTCGCCTTCGCCACCGTATTCGCGGGCACGTTCGCTGTGTTTTCCGTCCGCGATGTCAAGAACCGCAGCCAGATCTTCTTCACCGCGGGCCTCGTGTTTGTGGCTTACCTCGTGGTGATCGGCGGCACCACACTGCTGCGCGCCGACCCGTTCGACCGGCTGTGGGACGAGCTGCTGCTGATCGCCATCAACGCGCTCCTGCTGCTCTTCACGTACCCGCTGCTGTGGGTCTTCGAGCGCACGTTCAACGTCACGACAGACCTGACGCTGCTCGAACTCTCCGACACGAACCGGAAGCTGCTCAAAGAGCTTTCGCTTCGAGCGCCGGGCACGTTCAACCACTCGTTGCAAGTCGCCAACCTCGCCGAGGCGGCCGCCGATGCCGTTGGCGCAAATGCGCTGCGTGCACGCGTCGGAGCGCTGTATCACGACATCGGCAAGATGCTGCGGCCGGAGTACTACATCGAGAACCAGCAGCCCGGCGAGAACCCGCACGACTCGCTCACGCCCTACATGAGCGCCCTCATCATCGCCAGTCACGTCAAAGACGGCGCTGAGTTGGCCCGCGATAGGGAGTACGGACCGCTGCCTGACACCGTCCGGGACTTCATCCCCACGCACCACGGGACTACGCTGATGGAGTACTTCTACAACCGCGCTCTCGAGCAACGCGACGAAGGTGACCCCGAGGTGGAGACGGCCGACTTCCGCTACCCCGGGCCGCGGCCGCAAACGACCGAGCAGGGCATCGTCATGCTCGCTGACTCCATCGAGGCGGCAAGCCGTAGCCTCAAAAAGCCGACGCCGAAGCGGCTGGAGTCGCTCATCGACGGCATAATGCGTGCGCGCACTGAGGACGGGCAGTTAGCCGAGACTGAACTTACGTTCGCTGACCTGACTAAAATCAAGGAGACGTTCCTCTCGATCCTGTCGGGGGTCTACCACTTCCGGGTCAAATACCCCGATCAGCGCGACGACGAGGGCTCGGACGACGGGTCTTCGGGCCAGCCCTCCACGCCGGGCGATGGGCCTTCCGGCGATGGCGCAGCCACAAAGCCGCCGTCCCGCCGCGATCCAACACCGACGCAGCCGCTCCCGCCTCCGACGGAAGAGCAGGCCACACCGGACGCACCCCTCACCTGA
- a CDS encoding GntR family transcriptional regulator, translating into MIDIDRGSALPVSEQLVQQLRYLIGAGRYRSGELLPSTRALGEQLGLSFHTVRKAYQALESDGLVEAKPGSGFWVAERAPLTPSERRERGATIVEEALRALVGMGLSEDEIDLVIQEQLAFREPPEQRRKVLFVGTYVEEAETGARHVEAVLQEPVDPITLAALDAHSDADLIVTAHTSVAGVQLRVPRAEVEGVLLYPPRAVLDAVARLSPAATLGLAARHTDALAPIRDALRFHAGFSGQVLALPASASRDDLEPLLGQLDYLLYTSAMRRRFRSLAGSLPHAEYAPQAERSALELIRDSYSR; encoded by the coding sequence ATGATCGACATCGACCGCGGCTCGGCGCTGCCGGTCAGCGAGCAGCTCGTCCAGCAACTTCGCTACCTGATCGGGGCCGGGCGCTACCGGTCGGGTGAACTGCTCCCGTCGACCCGTGCCCTCGGTGAACAACTCGGCCTCTCGTTTCACACGGTCCGCAAGGCGTACCAGGCGCTCGAATCGGACGGGCTCGTGGAGGCCAAACCAGGTAGCGGCTTCTGGGTCGCTGAGCGCGCGCCCCTCACGCCCTCCGAGCGTCGAGAGCGGGGAGCCACCATCGTGGAGGAGGCGTTACGAGCGCTGGTAGGTATGGGGTTGTCCGAAGACGAAATCGACCTCGTCATCCAAGAGCAGCTGGCGTTTCGAGAACCGCCCGAGCAGCGACGAAAGGTGCTCTTCGTAGGTACCTACGTTGAGGAAGCGGAGACCGGGGCACGGCACGTGGAGGCCGTACTGCAGGAGCCCGTGGACCCTATCACACTCGCTGCCCTCGACGCCCACTCCGACGCTGACCTCATCGTGACGGCGCATACGAGCGTGGCGGGTGTGCAGCTCCGCGTTCCTCGTGCCGAGGTCGAGGGCGTGTTGCTCTACCCGCCTCGCGCGGTCCTGGACGCGGTAGCCCGCCTCTCGCCCGCAGCGACGCTGGGGCTGGCAGCCAGGCACACAGACGCGCTGGCGCCCATTCGCGACGCGCTGCGCTTCCATGCCGGCTTTTCGGGGCAGGTTCTAGCGCTCCCAGCTTCTGCCTCGCGCGACGACTTAGAGCCGCTCCTCGGCCAACTTGACTATTTACTGTACACCTCGGCCATGCGGCGGCGGTTTAGGAGCTTGGCTGGATCGCTACCCCACGCGGAGTATGCACCCCAAGCCGAGCGGAGCGCACTTGAGCTGATACGCGACAGCTACAGCAGGTGA
- a CDS encoding amidohydrolase: MSVAPTLDTPRAELTPSLSDRDLLDLLQPLRRHLHQHPEIGFALENTSQHVRAWLEAHGFTVTHPLAKTGFFVEIRGAHPGPMLGYRADMDALPIQDAKDAPYASAIPGRAHLCGHDAHTAIACGVAMLLRERRADLYGSVRVFFQPNEESAPSGAPVMIDDGVLEGLAAVFAVHVDPALSAGKFGLRVGPLTAAATMFDVRVKSGLAGHSARPHETVDTIWLATQILQQYYQLAGRVTDARKTSILTACRFQGGDAYNVIPSEVRFGGTLRTASRGTHRMLLEKLRRVAGALGALYGADVDVDFGETLPPVVNEPACIASVHRAAATRYGSESVRELTLPSMGGEDFSFYLEKIPGAMVRIGSSCSPETRYPLHHALFDLDETAMPLAARLMCDTLLDYAQAIEP, translated from the coding sequence ATGTCCGTTGCTCCCACACTGGACACTCCGCGCGCTGAGCTCACGCCTTCCCTGAGCGACCGCGACCTGCTCGACCTGTTGCAACCGTTGCGGCGGCATCTCCATCAGCACCCCGAAATTGGGTTTGCGTTGGAGAACACGTCGCAGCACGTTCGGGCGTGGCTCGAAGCTCATGGCTTCACGGTCACGCACCCGCTTGCAAAAACGGGCTTCTTTGTCGAGATCCGTGGCGCACACCCGGGGCCAATGCTGGGCTATCGCGCGGACATGGACGCACTCCCCATTCAGGACGCCAAGGATGCGCCCTACGCCTCGGCAATCCCGGGCCGTGCTCACCTCTGCGGACACGACGCCCACACAGCCATTGCGTGCGGGGTCGCCATGCTACTGCGTGAACGCCGCGCCGATCTATACGGCAGCGTCCGCGTGTTTTTCCAGCCGAATGAGGAGTCGGCGCCGTCGGGTGCACCTGTGATGATCGACGACGGCGTCCTTGAAGGCCTCGCTGCCGTCTTTGCCGTGCATGTGGACCCCGCGCTATCGGCCGGTAAGTTCGGCCTTCGAGTAGGGCCCCTCACTGCCGCTGCCACCATGTTCGATGTGCGGGTCAAAAGCGGGCTGGCTGGGCATTCGGCGCGCCCACACGAGACGGTGGACACGATCTGGCTCGCCACGCAGATCTTGCAGCAATACTACCAGCTCGCCGGTCGTGTGACAGATGCGCGCAAGACGTCGATCCTGACTGCGTGCCGCTTCCAAGGCGGCGACGCCTACAACGTGATTCCCTCAGAGGTGCGCTTTGGCGGGACGCTACGCACAGCAAGCCGAGGCACGCACCGCATGCTGTTGGAAAAGCTGCGCCGTGTTGCCGGGGCCCTCGGCGCGCTCTACGGCGCCGATGTAGACGTTGACTTTGGCGAGACGCTTCCGCCCGTTGTCAACGAGCCGGCGTGCATCGCTTCGGTCCACCGTGCAGCGGCAACCCGATACGGTTCCGAGTCGGTGCGGGAGCTCACCCTGCCGAGCATGGGCGGCGAGGACTTCTCGTTCTACCTCGAGAAGATTCCCGGCGCGATGGTGCGCATCGGCTCTTCGTGCAGCCCTGAAACTCGGTATCCGCTCCACCACGCCCTGTTCGACCTCGACGAGACAGCGATGCCGTTGGCTGCCAGGCTCATGTGCGACACGTTGTTGGACTACGCCCAGGCGATCGAGCCATGA